From the genome of Mucilaginibacter paludis DSM 18603:
AAAGTTTAGTTGCGGTTACTTGGTCAAGGGCATTTTCTTTTATTGTAGACAACGTTGGGTATCCGCGAAACCCGCCCTGGTCTGGCTCATATAAGTTACTACCAAGCGCGTCAGGTGAAACAGCTGAATAAAGTAAAGATAAGGCGCCTTGCCAAGGCTCCATGAATTCTCCGATACGCTCTTTCCCGATTGCAATCTCCTTGTCGGTCATGTGTCTTACCAGTTCAGTTTTATTGGCGCCAGGCTGAGCAGCTATGGACAAAACACTGTCTCCGCTTTGTTTAATCCTTCGGTCAAGTTCTATGGCAAACATTAAGTTAGCCAATTTACTTTGCCGGTATTCCCTCATGGCATCGTAACTGTTCTCGGATCGCAGATTATTAAAATCAATATGGGCAGTTTGGTAACCATTGCTGCTCACGGTAACTATACGCGCACCCGATGTGGCTTTTAATAAAGGATATAAACAACCTGTAAGCGCAAAATGCCCCAAAAAGTTAATTCCAAATTGCTCCTCGTAGCCATCGGCAGTCTTAGGTCTATCCGGCGCATTTTCACCGGTGTTCGCTACGCCAGCATTGTTGATCAGTACATCCAATTGTTTATGGCTTTTCAAAAACTGATTTGCAAATTTCTTAACATCGTTAAGGTCGCTTAGATTAAGTTGCGAGATTTCCAGTGTGCCCTTTCCGTCAAGCGCTTCCAGTTTCGTTTGCGCATCTATGGCTTTGTCCATGCTTCGGCAAGCCAGCACTACATGAGCCCCTGCTTCGTATAAGGCAAGCGCAGTTTCGTAGCCGATGCCGGTATTAGCGCCGGTAACAATAATAGTTTTACCGCTTTGATCAGGGATATTTGCTTTTGTCCACATACTTTTTTTTAAGCAAAGGTCAGTAAACTGAAACCATGCAGGTTATTAAAAAGAAACCATTATCTATCAAAATCAATCATTAACTTTCTTTCTAAAATCGGTGGCATTGATATTTGTCTTGTTTTTAAAAAAAGCGGAAAATTGATTAGGCTCACTATAGCCCAGACTATACGCGATTTCCGAAACCGTCCAGTTGGTGGTTTTTAACAATACTTTTGCTTCCTGTATTATACGGTCATTGATCCATTGGGTAGTTGTACGCCCGGTAACTGTAGTTAACACTTTGTTTAAATGGTTTACATGAACATTGAGCTGGCCGGCAAATGCAGACGGGGAGTTTAGGTTTATGAGCTGGTAATTGAGTTCTATCGGAAATTGGCGCTCTAATAACCCTGTGAAAGCGTCTTTCAGCCTTTCGGCAGCGTTAGCGCCATGGCTTGTACCTTTTTTAAATAAATAGCCTTTTTGGGCTTCGTGAACTACTTCCATTAGTAAATGGCCTAACAGGTTATATTTAAAGGGATAATTACTATACAGGGTGTTATACATTTTGGAAAATAGCTCGGTATAGATTTTAGCTTCATTCCCGCTCAATGGAATTACAGCCTCTTCGATAAGCTGAAAAACCGGGTACTCCTTTATTTTTCCCAACTGGTTAAAAAATGGCTCTGTGAAGATGCCTATGTAGCCGGTTTGCCTTTCACTCACCGTTTCCCAAAAATAAGGAACGTTGGGATTTGTAAATATTAAAACCGTTCCGTTTATATGTTTACATTGATCAGCATAATGGATTTTATTCTCGCCGGTAATTAAGGTGATCTTGTAAAAGCTTCGCCTGGTATAATTGGGCTTTCTGTTTGTCGGCAGATGAAGATCATCTATTTTGAAGATATTGATGTGGCCGGCACGGTTACTTGTCGCTTCGCCTATTGTATTGTCTATATGTTCATAGAGCGTTTTTAATTCAACAATTTTAGCCATAAGTAAAAGTATTAAAATAAAATAATGAAAATATTTTTATCATTACATAATTGGTAACATAGAAAAGTAATCATTTGTTATTTATCTTTAATATGTGCTATAATTACCCGTATGAATAAAGAAAGTCTTTTGGTTGAAGAAGGCACCGTATTGGACAGCGTGCTCAGGGGAGTTGTGGAACTGGATGAGCGATACGTCGCAGAATTCAGGCAGCTTATGTTTCGCAAATCATTAAACAAAAAAGACTTCCTGATTACCGAAGGTAATACCTGCAATTTATCGGGATTGTGGTTTCAGGGGCTATGCGCTCATTTATACGCGGAGATGAATTAACCGAATTCAACAACGATTTTTATTTTGAGCGCGATTTTGTAAGCGCTTATACCAGTTTTTTAACATCCAGTCCTACCAATTGTAACATCCAGGCCCTGACCAACGTAAATGTAGTTTACATCACATCGGAGCAATATCATGCCTTGGTTTCACATGATAATGAATGGCTTAAACTGGGTAAATACATAGCGGAAACATTCTTTATCAGAAAATGTAAACGGGAAACCTCATTTTTGAAGAATACCGCTGCTAAAAGGCTGGAAAATGTATTGCAATTATATCCGGGAATTGAGCAGCGGGTTTCGCAATATCATATTGCTTCTTATTTAGGTGTAAAGCCTGAATCGCTGAGCCGGATCAAACTCTTAACATGCATCAATAAATAAGGCCAGGTTTAAACGGAAATTTGTACTTCATTAAATATTGAAGTATGCCAATAATCGATTTAAAAGTAAGCGGCCCGGAAAATCCCGCTGTAGCGCAACAACTCGTCACCGAGATCAGCCGTCTTACAAAAGAAGTTTTAAAGAAAAAGCCCGAGGTTACCGTAATCACGGTTTCATTCGTGCCGGATTACCTGTGGTTCGTTAATTCTGTTTCTCTGGCGGAGTTAAAAACAAAAAGTTTCCATCTTCATATCAAAATATCGGATTCTACTAACCTTAAGGTTGATAAGGCTGATTATATTGAGGCTGTTCACAAGTCCTTAAGTTCCTTGCTTGGAGGTGTTCATCCCGTAAGTTATACCGCTATTCAGGAAATGAAGGCAGACGCTTATGGTTATGAAGGATTAACCATAGAGTATAAATACATCAATAATCAAAAGAAGTAATTCAGCTACAGGATTGTGGTGCTTTTATAGAAATCAAAGCAGTTGCATTTGGCCGGATGAGGCAATAAATGTTCATTGAATAGATGAAGGAAACTACGATTGTGAAATAGTATCTCCTGTCAAACGGCTTTTAAATTGTTTAGGCTTTAGTTGATGATGCCGTTCAAATACCCTGGTAAAATGGCTAAGATTGGTAAAGCCCAGCTTATAAGCAGTTTCTGATACAGACAGGTTACTGAGCAGGCTGGCCGCCTGTATCATTCTCATGGTCTGGTAATATTGATGAATGCTTTGTCCAAAGACCTGCGTGAAGAGCTTTTGTAATTTGGTTAAACCTAAACCTGACAAATTAGCCAGTTCCGGGAGTAGCGGACAACTATTTAAATTCTTAAGTATGGCCAAACGGACAAGATAAATTTTTTCGGCGTCTTCCCGTTTAACATTTACCGGAGCGATGACGGGGCGTTTAAATAAGTTTTTAAAAAGATGATAAATCAACTCCTGTGCTTTTGCATTGTAAAGTAACATCGGCAGTTCTGTAGCGCCATTGATCCTGATGATTTGCTTTATAACATGATCCATTTCAGGAAGAATGACATCATAAATAACAAATGACGGCTGGGTTTTAACTAAATCTAAAATTGTACAGCGGTTTTCAGAGTTGAGTAAACCTGTTAGATAGCTACGCGAGGTGCCGATGATCAGAAAGTTGATTTGTTTGTTTGCAGGTATCTTTAGTTCAGTATTGAAGTTACACGTTCCAATTTCCACTTCAAATCCTGTTAAATCATCAAAGAAAGGATCATGTTGTTGCTGACTGTATTTTGACAGGAATTTAGACCGGTCAAATTTTAGCGTTATACTTTCGGTGTTTGCAATAGCCTGCCGCCTTAAAATAAGATCATGTTTTAATTTATAGTTATGAATAAACAGGGCCATGCCATCCAGCCTGATGTGCTGGATGTACCCGTCGCCCAACCATTGTGGCAGATGTACTTTGTCGCCTTCCACAATTGTGCTGAAATGTTTGGCAAACGCTGTCAAAAAATGATAGTTTTTTATGACTTGAAATTCGAATTCTACAGGCATCAACCGTTCGGGTTTAACCATTACTCAAATATTTGTGTCATTTTGATAGCAGAGACAATGAATCCGTTAAATATATTAAATCAGCAGTATCAATTTGCGATTGATCGGACTATTTTCTAAAAAAACCGACGTATAGCGACTTTTTCGACTATTGTTTTTGTAGGCTATGCTTGGTGCTTAAGTTAAATTTGATAATAGATAAATCACGAATATTTTAAACACTACCCATATGGAAAATTCAAAACCATCACCAATTACAGTAGACCCTACGGGCGGGGAAATACTATCGATTGTAGGCGATAATTATCGCGTACTTGTTTCAGGTAAGCAAACCAACGGTGCCTTTGCTACTATCGACATGCTGATACCCCCTCAAAGTGGCCCTGGGCCTCATTCTCATTCAAATTTCTATGAATCTTTCTATATCGTCGATGGCGAGGTGGAGGTTCATTCTGAAGCCGGGAATTATACTGCCAAAAAAGGTTCATTTGTAGTTATTCCTGAAGGCGGCGTGGTGCATTACTTTAAAAATGTAAGTGATCAATTGGCTCATTTGCTTTGTACAGTTGTACCTGCCGGGTTAGAAGAATTTTTCGAAGAAATAGGGGAGCCGGTAGCTGCCGGTGAATTCCTTCCGCCGCCGCCTATGGACCCGGAATCCATAAAAAAATTGCAGGCCATCGCGGAAAAACATGGGCAAATTGTATACCCCCCTAACTACCTCGACCAAAAGTAACGTATTCATACAAACTCCGTAACTATGGACAATACACGCTGATCATTCCTGATGCGGGGTTATGGTTCCTCAATTCAAACATAAACGATCTATGAAACATTTTAAAAAAGACGACACGATCATTTTACTCATCGATCACCAGGTAGGAACGATTACCATGGCTACCAACCGGCCAAAGGAAATGATCATCAGCCGCGCTAAAGCATTGGCTAAGATCGGCAGGGCGCTTGGTATGCCCATCGTGCTTACCACGAGCATGGAAGATCACATGCAGGGACAAACTGTGCCTGAATTGCAAGAGATATTACCGGAAGAATATGCGAACAGGGTAAAAAGAAGCGGGATCACCAATGCCTGGGATGACCAGAATTTCAAAGACGCAGTTTTAAAAGCAGGAAATGGACGTAAGAACGTTATTATGGCCGGGCTAACCAATGATGTTTGCATCGTGTATCCATCGATTTCAATGGTAGAAGAAGGTTTTGATGTGCAGGTAGTTATAGACGCGGGAGGTTCTCCAACAGAGATAGCTGATGATGTTGCCAGAGCGACATGGGAAAAACACGGCGTTCGCACCAACGTGATCAACCAGCTGATTACCGAATTGACTGACAGATGGGAAAGCGAAGACGGTGGAAAGCTTATGCAAATCCTGCTGACTGATATCATTCCTACATTCGGACAGTTTAAATAGTACACATTAGAAAGCAGGGACGCGTTTAGAAGGCACTGAAAAAGTCCTTTAGGCTAAAAACGCTTGTTTTAAACCTAAAATAGAGGTTTTGAGAATCGTTTATACAAAAACCTGACCCGAATAAATCAAAGAAAAGAGCCCGGTTTCAATTACGAAAATAGGCTCTTTTTGATAAGTATGAACTTTTTCAGTGCCCTTCAGGCGGATCGGACTATTTTTCTGACTTAACGCGCTATTTTAAAATTCGTCTCCTGCCGACCTTTGACCTATCATTTAGCAATAAAAAGATATTCAAACTTTAAAAAATAATCCAATGGCACTATCCGAAGAAGTAAAAAAAACAATTGCCGACGCAGAAGCACACGGCTTTGATAAGTTAAACCTTTTGCCACCTCAACAAACCCGGGATCTGATGAAACAGGCTCCGGCAAACCCGAACCCGACAGTGGTTGGACAGGTGATCAATACCATCATTGAAAAAGATCAGATTCCCGTAAGGATTTACATTCCCAAAGGCCGCGGCCCCTTCCCGGTGATAGCTTATTTTCATGGTGGCGGTTTCGTACTGCTAAGTTTAGATACACATGACGAAATTTGCCGCCAGCTATGCGCCAATACAGATGCTGTGGTAATGTCGGTAGATTATAAACTGGCGCCGGAGCATCCATACCCCGAAGGGCCGGAAAGCGCAGTTGCGGCTACGCTTTGGATGATTGAAAACGCGAAAAACTACAACGGCATTGGCGATAAATTGGCTGTTGCCGGCGATAGCGCCGGGGGATATATGGCTATTTGGGTGGCTCAAAAACTGTCGGCCGCTCGGGTCGCACTCAAAGCCCAGTTTGCAACTTATCCAGTTACAGATCACTATTCATCATATCATGCTTCGTGGGAAGAAAACAAGGAGGGGTATGTGTTGACTGCCGAAATGATGAAATGGTTTTGGGATAATTATCTAACCGATCCGTCTAAATCCGATGAGGCATCACCTTTAAGAACAGCTGACCTTTCGGGTTTGCCGCCAGCATTGATTATGACGGCAAACTATGATCCGCTGAGAGATGAAGGGAAAGCCTACGCTGATAAACTGCAAAAAGCAGGCGTAGCTACGATTTATCAAAATTATGAGAACGTGCATGGATTTTTTGGCACAGGTTCGATAGGGCAACAGGCGATGCAGGAAGCCAGCAACTTTTTAAAACATAAATTAAACAGTTAATCATGTTGCAAATCATTTCAAACCAGCAAAAGATCGTCAAGAAAAACGGCGGCTTCGGCATTGAGATTCTTTTCCCAGGTAAAGGAATGGGCTCCGAAGATTCGGGTATCGGTACCATTGGAAGGATTGACCAGGCCACCGTTACTCCCGGCACTTTAGTACCCATGCACCCGCATCAGAATGACGAGATACTGACCTATCTAAGAAGTGGCGTAGTTGAACATAAGGACACTGAAGGGAATATCGAAGTCATTACCAATAAACGACTGATGATGATGAATGCCGGTTCGAAGTTCCAGCACGAAGAACTCGTTTTACCGCAGGGTGGCGTGCTTACCGCCTTACAGATATTTATTCGCCCCGAAACTGGCGGTCTGAAGCCCAAGGTACAGTTTCATGAGTTTCCGGATGCTGTAAACCTCAATGATTGGCGGGCGGTCGCTGGCAAGGGTGATGCTTTTCCTTTACAGATCAGGAGCAGTACCTGGATCTATGATATGAAATTAGAACAAGGAAAACAGCAATCGCTACCGGTGTTACAGATTACAGATGCCACCTGCCTGGTCTATGTATTCGACGGATCGCTCGGCGTCAACGAAAATATCAATATCCAAAAAGGAGAAAGCCTGGTTATTGAAGATGAGAGAATTCTACTTAAAGCCTTTGAGGATTGCAATCTAATACTATTTGTAACTGATCGTAATGCAAGGGTATTTAAAGACGGTATGTACAGTGGCAATATCAACAGAACAAAATGAAAAAACTAATTTATTCCAAATTTGGCGGCCCGGAAGTATTGCAGATAGCAGAGGTTCCAATTCCTACCGTTCAGGAAACCACCGTGCTGATCAAAGTTAAAGCGGTAGCCATTAACCCGCTGGACTGGAAAATACGCAATGGCGAAATGAAATTAATGTCGGGAAGTAAATTCCCCAAAGGCATCGGTATTGATTTTTCGGGCGTTGTTGAAGAAGTCGGCACAGCTACTACTAAATACAATAAAGGTGATGAGGTATTTGGTATACTGGATGTTTTTAAAGGTGGGGCGCTGTCCGAATATATTTCAGTCGAAGAAAAAGATATAGCCATTAAGCCGCAAAATATCTCTTTCGAACAGGCTGCGGCTATGCCCGTCGTCGGCGCTGCCGCATTGCAGATATTTAACACTTTGGTAAGGTTAAAAAAAGGTGACGAAATTCTGATCAATGGTGCTTCAGGTGGCATCGGCATGTTTGCTACTCAAATCGCAAAAACGAAAGGCGCCGTAGTAACCACCGTAGTAGGCGATAGTGGTATCCAGGCGGTTAAAGATTGGGGTGCTGACTTTGTAGTCAATTACCAGAATGAAGATATTTTAAAAGGAAACAAACAATATGATATTGTTATTGACCTATCAGGCAAAATGCCTTTTAGCGAAGCTAAAATAATCATGAAGCATTCGTCCGCCTATATACATACAGCCCCCGGTCCAAAAGAAATCGTCGTTTCTTTTTTCATCAACTTGTTTTCAAGTAAAAAATATAAATTACTGATGCTTAAACCTTCTCCGGAATATATGGCCGAACTTACAGGTTATGCAGAGCAGGGGATGGCTATAGTGGTCAGTAGGGTATATCCTTTTTATTCATTTAACAAAGCTTACACGGAGGTGCCAAAAGGTAAGTTTATCGGGAAGGCGGTGATTACAATGGGTGACTTGGTTTAAGTTAGTGATTAAAAACTCGGTGATCAATTGAGCGGAACAGGCGCCGGGCATGGTTTGCTTATTAGCTAAGCGCGTTCCTTAAGAGGATAAGTAATAAGAGTGCGAAGATTTTATTGAATCATAGTTTTTTAGGGTTTAACAAAATGAATTTAGGGCTATCTGAAAGGGGTTTTTCATTTTGATCGCATCTTGTTGATATTAAAAAAACAATAAAACAATTGTACAACAGATGATAAATCGCCTTTAAAAGGCTGCATCATGGTCTCATGATACAGCCTCTCTTTTTATTGGTGATCATAAGCTACTTTGCAGCGCTAATAGATCCTGCCAGAGTTTTTGTTACTGCGTTTTGTATCTGCTTAGGCAGAAAATCGAAGGTGGCTTGAGCATCTGACGATCCGTCTCTGTCGGTAAATATCCTTGTTGTGCCAGCCCGTACCAAAAGGATGTTACTTGCATCCCCGTCTTTTGAAACCAGGTAATGGCTCCAAACCAGATTTTTAAGCGCTGTGCCCTGTGCCTGGCCGCTGATAACATCAAGCGCAACATAGTTGATGCCCGACGCTGTGCCCTTAGCTTGCGCGAAAACGGTGAATAGGTTGTTTTGGCCTGATATATAGGTAGCCGTGCCGTCGCTGGCATTGTCCTGGCCGTTACTTACATCTTTATATTTTAAATTAACGGTATATTGGTTTGTATTCTGGTCTTTAAACTGAAGTTTATAATCGTCAAAAGTATAACCTTTGCCGTTGCCACCAGAGTTATCAAAAGTGCAATAAGCCGGGCTGAACAAAAATATACCATTAATATTGGGTGGCGTTAGGCCATCGTTTATCACCATGCCTTGTTTTTTCAGGGTGTCAATAATAGCGGGCGTTACAATGGTGTTTATTACCTGCGGGTAATTGGGGCCTAACGGCCCGGTGGTTGTACTATCATCTTTTTTGTCTTTTTTGCACGCCGTCATAATCAGCGAAAACAACGTTAGCAGTAAAGGTAATTTTTGTAATTTTTTCATAAGTAACATTTTAGTTAGAGGTTAAATTTTAAGTGTGCCACCTACATTGATCACGAACCAGCAATTTTAAAATTGCTGATAAATAACTTTGCACCATGTTCAGATTGATTAGGGCCGCTGATATAAAAATACCGGCCTGCCTGGGACTGAAACAGCAATGTGTCTGCCAATTTGGTGTCATCCAGATAAACAGCCATTTGATTACCGCTTACCACCAACTTAACATGTAACGGGCGGTTAGCTGTTGCCGAAAGATCAAACTTTGTGTTTGCCTCCTTTTTTAAATCATAGTTGCCTATGTTAACAGCGTCTGCATCATAATAATGCAGCTGAACAAAAGCCCCGCCGTTGCTGATATACTCACGGGCAGCATTGTCTTTCACAAAACCGAACGATATTGGCGACATATCTTTGATTTGTTCTGCCTTGGCCAGTATATCAAACTCGAAAGTAAAGCTTTTAGGAAGAGATACAGGTCTGTTAAGCTTATAGGTTATGTTATCTTGAAGTAACAGCCATTTACCTTGTTGGCCTGTAGGGTGGGCAACCGTCGCAGCGCCGTTTGTTTTAATACAGCGTGGGCTTGCGCCGATCTCGTACTTAGAGAAATCTTCGGTAAAATTAATAGTTTGTGCCGTTGCCTGAAATATAGAAAAGCTGCTGAAGAGTATAAACAGCCCGGTGATGAAAAGAAGTTTTTTCATGATGATGCAAATTATCGGTTAATTAAAAAATCAATTATAGGGTGCTGGGGAGTGTAAACTAAACTGTGTCAACTAAAAATAAACTTGTTATTGTTTAAGATGTTGAAATGTGGGAAACTCCTTCAGTTTCCCACATTTCAACATCTATCCGTTATTTAGGTGACCAGCTATCCTATCGCCAAACATAATGTAAAGTTGAGATAAAGTCAAACTCCAGTTGTGCATTGGCATTGTCCATTTCTCAGAGATATTCTGGACTACCAGATATACCAGCTTTAACAAGGCTGTATCTGATGTGAATGCGCCCTTTGTTTTAGTTACTTTGCGTACCTGGCGGTGAAAGCCCTCAACCGCGTTAGTTGTGTAGATCACTCTGCGAATGTGTGCATCATACTTAAAAAAAGTTGACAGGTTTTCCCAGTTATTGTACCACGACCCGACCGGAACCGGATACTTTTTAGCCCATTTTTCATCCAGGGAAATCAGATTTTCGTAGCCCTGTTCTTTATTAATGGCTTGGTAAACCGGCTTAAGATCAGCCATGAATTTCTTCTTGTCTTTCTCGGCAATATAGCGCAAGCTATTACGGATCTGATGAACAACGCAGGTCTGTATCTCCGTTTTTGGAAAGATGGCTGCTATGGCCTCGGGAAAGCCTTTTAAACCATCTATGCATGCAATTAGCATATCCTGCAAACCACGGTTCTTTAGATCGGTCAAAACCGATAGCCAGAACTTAGCGCCTTCGCTTTCTGATAAATACATGCCTAACAGATCCTTTTGCCCACGAAGGGAAACACCAAGAATATTGTAAACAGCCCTGGTAATTACGCCGTTGCCTTCACGTACTTTATAGTGCATACAGTCCAGGTATACAAATGCATAAACCGATTCCAGTGGCCGCTGCCGCCATTCGTTCATGGCTGGGATAACTTTGTCTGTAATAGAGGATAAGGTAGTTGCAGAGATATCCATTTGATATATTTCCATGATATGTTTGGAAATATCCCGTGTGCTCAGGCCAAGCCCATACAAGCCGATTACCTTCTCTTCCAGTTCTTCGGTTATAATCACTTGTCGCTTTGGTAACACTACAGGTTCAAAGCTGCCAGACCGGTCCCGGTTGCTTTGCAGATCAAATTCGCCCGAAAGGCTCTTAACTCGTTTCGTGATTTTACCATTAAGGCGATTGGATAAGCCTGCGGCTTTTTCTTCCTGTAGATGGGTTTCTAGCTCGCCCTCAAGCGCTGCTTCTAAAAAATGTTTCAGTAAAGGCGCAAAGATGCCCTTTTCTCCGTTAAGGGGTTTACCAGCGTACATCCCCTTGAT
Proteins encoded in this window:
- a CDS encoding helix-turn-helix transcriptional regulator — its product is MPVEFEFQVIKNYHFLTAFAKHFSTIVEGDKVHLPQWLGDGYIQHIRLDGMALFIHNYKLKHDLILRRQAIANTESITLKFDRSKFLSKYSQQQHDPFFDDLTGFEVEIGTCNFNTELKIPANKQINFLIIGTSRSYLTGLLNSENRCTILDLVKTQPSFVIYDVILPEMDHVIKQIIRINGATELPMLLYNAKAQELIYHLFKNLFKRPVIAPVNVKREDAEKIYLVRLAILKNLNSCPLLPELANLSGLGLTKLQKLFTQVFGQSIHQYYQTMRMIQAASLLSNLSVSETAYKLGFTNLSHFTRVFERHHQLKPKQFKSRLTGDTISQS
- a CDS encoding cupin domain-containing protein gives rise to the protein MENSKPSPITVDPTGGEILSIVGDNYRVLVSGKQTNGAFATIDMLIPPQSGPGPHSHSNFYESFYIVDGEVEVHSEAGNYTAKKGSFVVIPEGGVVHYFKNVSDQLAHLLCTVVPAGLEEFFEEIGEPVAAGEFLPPPPMDPESIKKLQAIAEKHGQIVYPPNYLDQK
- a CDS encoding oxidoreductase — encoded protein: MWTKANIPDQSGKTIIVTGANTGIGYETALALYEAGAHVVLACRSMDKAIDAQTKLEALDGKGTLEISQLNLSDLNDVKKFANQFLKSHKQLDVLINNAGVANTGENAPDRPKTADGYEEQFGINFLGHFALTGCLYPLLKATSGARIVTVSSNGYQTAHIDFNNLRSENSYDAMREYRQSKLANLMFAIELDRRIKQSGDSVLSIAAQPGANKTELVRHMTDKEIAIGKERIGEFMEPWQGALSLLYSAVSPDALGSNLYEPDQGGFRGYPTLSTIKENALDQVTATKLWDLAEKLTGVVYLQ
- a CDS encoding pirin family protein; this encodes MLQIISNQQKIVKKNGGFGIEILFPGKGMGSEDSGIGTIGRIDQATVTPGTLVPMHPHQNDEILTYLRSGVVEHKDTEGNIEVITNKRLMMMNAGSKFQHEELVLPQGGVLTALQIFIRPETGGLKPKVQFHEFPDAVNLNDWRAVAGKGDAFPLQIRSSTWIYDMKLEQGKQQSLPVLQITDATCLVYVFDGSLGVNENINIQKGESLVIEDERILLKAFEDCNLILFVTDRNARVFKDGMYSGNINRTK
- a CDS encoding IS256 family transposase is translated as MNKNNNFDFESFKREAIKGMYAGKPLNGEKGIFAPLLKHFLEAALEGELETHLQEEKAAGLSNRLNGKITKRVKSLSGEFDLQSNRDRSGSFEPVVLPKRQVIITEELEEKVIGLYGLGLSTRDISKHIMEIYQMDISATTLSSITDKVIPAMNEWRQRPLESVYAFVYLDCMHYKVREGNGVITRAVYNILGVSLRGQKDLLGMYLSESEGAKFWLSVLTDLKNRGLQDMLIACIDGLKGFPEAIAAIFPKTEIQTCVVHQIRNSLRYIAEKDKKKFMADLKPVYQAINKEQGYENLISLDEKWAKKYPVPVGSWYNNWENLSTFFKYDAHIRRVIYTTNAVEGFHRQVRKVTKTKGAFTSDTALLKLVYLVVQNISEKWTMPMHNWSLTLSQLYIMFGDRIAGHLNNG
- a CDS encoding helix-turn-helix domain-containing protein, with the protein product MAKIVELKTLYEHIDNTIGEATSNRAGHINIFKIDDLHLPTNRKPNYTRRSFYKITLITGENKIHYADQCKHINGTVLIFTNPNVPYFWETVSERQTGYIGIFTEPFFNQLGKIKEYPVFQLIEEAVIPLSGNEAKIYTELFSKMYNTLYSNYPFKYNLLGHLLMEVVHEAQKGYLFKKGTSHGANAAERLKDAFTGLLERQFPIELNYQLINLNSPSAFAGQLNVHVNHLNKVLTTVTGRTTTQWINDRIIQEAKVLLKTTNWTVSEIAYSLGYSEPNQFSAFFKNKTNINATDFRKKVND
- a CDS encoding tautomerase family protein — encoded protein: MPIIDLKVSGPENPAVAQQLVTEISRLTKEVLKKKPEVTVITVSFVPDYLWFVNSVSLAELKTKSFHLHIKISDSTNLKVDKADYIEAVHKSLSSLLGGVHPVSYTAIQEMKADAYGYEGLTIEYKYINNQKK
- a CDS encoding NAD(P)-dependent alcohol dehydrogenase, which codes for MKKLIYSKFGGPEVLQIAEVPIPTVQETTVLIKVKAVAINPLDWKIRNGEMKLMSGSKFPKGIGIDFSGVVEEVGTATTKYNKGDEVFGILDVFKGGALSEYISVEEKDIAIKPQNISFEQAAAMPVVGAAALQIFNTLVRLKKGDEILINGASGGIGMFATQIAKTKGAVVTTVVGDSGIQAVKDWGADFVVNYQNEDILKGNKQYDIVIDLSGKMPFSEAKIIMKHSSAYIHTAPGPKEIVVSFFINLFSSKKYKLLMLKPSPEYMAELTGYAEQGMAIVVSRVYPFYSFNKAYTEVPKGKFIGKAVITMGDLV
- a CDS encoding isochorismatase family protein; its protein translation is MKHFKKDDTIILLIDHQVGTITMATNRPKEMIISRAKALAKIGRALGMPIVLTTSMEDHMQGQTVPELQEILPEEYANRVKRSGITNAWDDQNFKDAVLKAGNGRKNVIMAGLTNDVCIVYPSISMVEEGFDVQVVIDAGGSPTEIADDVARATWEKHGVRTNVINQLITELTDRWESEDGGKLMQILLTDIIPTFGQFK
- a CDS encoding Crp/Fnr family transcriptional regulator; amino-acid sequence: MRSFIRGDELTEFNNDFYFERDFVSAYTSFLTSSPTNCNIQALTNVNVVYITSEQYHALVSHDNEWLKLGKYIAETFFIRKCKRETSFLKNTAAKRLENVLQLYPGIEQRVSQYHIASYLGVKPESLSRIKLLTCINK
- a CDS encoding alpha/beta hydrolase, producing the protein MALSEEVKKTIADAEAHGFDKLNLLPPQQTRDLMKQAPANPNPTVVGQVINTIIEKDQIPVRIYIPKGRGPFPVIAYFHGGGFVLLSLDTHDEICRQLCANTDAVVMSVDYKLAPEHPYPEGPESAVAATLWMIENAKNYNGIGDKLAVAGDSAGGYMAIWVAQKLSAARVALKAQFATYPVTDHYSSYHASWEENKEGYVLTAEMMKWFWDNYLTDPSKSDEASPLRTADLSGLPPALIMTANYDPLRDEGKAYADKLQKAGVATIYQNYENVHGFFGTGSIGQQAMQEASNFLKHKLNS